A DNA window from Hymenobacter aquaticus contains the following coding sequences:
- a CDS encoding vWA domain-containing protein gives MNKLFLLGLGCLLAAPALAQLPAARPQSAQTAPPAAAERTIYGRITDRTDGQGLPGVTVTVKGTNVGAASNPGGRYRILVPKGSKTLVFTSVGYVSREMRVPTTDSLNVSLTPDTKMLSEVVVTGTAPAPTRREVSGSVATLEGKAAGVQIRGAAPAGRMRKSKAQRSAPVAADGFRGYDSAPPRPVPGQGEGYAAIRENGFHSAQKEPLSTFSIDVDAASYANVRRFLNQGQLPPPDAVRVEEMLNYFHYRYPQPSGPDPVSIVTELAVCPWNPAHQLLHVALQGRQMSTQQLPPANLVFLIDVSGSMASDDKLPLVQAGLRQLVRELRPQDKVAIVVYAGAAGLVLPATPGNQKETILAALDRLSAGGSTAGGEGLRLAYQVAREQFRKEGNNRVLLATDGDFNVGESSDDAMEKLITQERESGVFLTVLGVGQGNLQDSKMERLADKGNGNYAYLDNLDEARRVLVRQFGGTLFTLAQDVKLQLEFNPARVQQYRLIGYENRALADEDFNNDRKDAGELGAGHTVTALYELIPPGAPTGIDPLKYQPNPAPVSPAPASADLMTVKLRYKQPQGLTSKLLETTLRGPAGPIARASENLRFAAAVAQFGMLLRQSDHRGTATYASTGELAQAARGQDEDGYRAEFVRLVKLAEGLSPVAGTVGTR, from the coding sequence ATGAACAAGCTATTCCTTTTGGGGCTCGGCTGCCTGCTGGCCGCCCCGGCGCTGGCCCAGCTGCCCGCCGCCCGCCCCCAGTCCGCCCAAACGGCCCCGCCGGCCGCCGCCGAGCGCACCATCTACGGCCGCATCACCGACCGCACCGACGGCCAGGGGCTGCCCGGCGTGACGGTGACGGTAAAAGGCACCAATGTCGGCGCGGCGAGCAACCCTGGCGGCCGCTACCGTATCCTTGTTCCGAAGGGCAGCAAGACGCTCGTGTTTACCTCGGTCGGCTACGTGAGCCGGGAAATGCGCGTGCCGACCACCGATTCGCTGAACGTCAGCCTCACGCCGGATACCAAGATGCTCAGTGAGGTCGTTGTGACGGGCACCGCGCCCGCGCCCACCCGGCGCGAGGTGTCGGGCTCGGTGGCGACGCTGGAAGGCAAAGCGGCCGGGGTGCAGATCCGGGGTGCGGCACCGGCGGGGAGGATGCGGAAAAGTAAGGCCCAGCGGAGTGCACCTGTTGCAGCAGATGGATTCCGGGGGTACGATTCCGCGCCTCCCCGCCCAGTGCCGGGCCAGGGCGAGGGCTACGCCGCCATCCGCGAGAATGGCTTCCACTCGGCCCAGAAAGAGCCCCTGAGTACGTTTTCGATTGACGTGGACGCGGCCAGCTACGCCAACGTGCGCCGCTTCCTCAACCAGGGCCAGCTGCCCCCGCCCGATGCCGTGCGGGTCGAGGAAATGCTGAACTACTTCCACTACCGCTACCCCCAGCCCTCCGGCCCCGACCCGGTTTCCATCGTGACGGAGCTGGCCGTGTGCCCCTGGAACCCCGCCCACCAGCTGCTGCACGTGGCCTTGCAGGGCCGGCAGATGAGCACCCAGCAGCTGCCGCCCGCCAACCTGGTATTCCTCATCGACGTGTCGGGCTCGATGGCCTCGGACGACAAGCTGCCGCTGGTGCAGGCCGGCCTGCGCCAGCTGGTGCGCGAGCTGCGCCCCCAGGATAAGGTGGCCATTGTCGTATATGCCGGGGCCGCCGGGCTGGTGCTGCCCGCCACGCCCGGCAACCAGAAAGAAACCATCCTGGCCGCCCTCGACCGGCTGAGCGCGGGCGGCTCGACGGCGGGCGGCGAGGGGCTGCGCCTGGCCTACCAGGTGGCGCGCGAGCAGTTCCGGAAGGAAGGCAACAACCGCGTGCTGCTGGCTACCGATGGCGACTTCAACGTGGGTGAAAGCTCGGACGACGCCATGGAAAAGCTCATCACCCAGGAGCGGGAGTCGGGCGTGTTCCTGACGGTGCTGGGCGTGGGCCAGGGCAATTTGCAGGACAGCAAGATGGAGCGCCTGGCCGACAAGGGCAACGGCAACTACGCCTACCTCGACAACCTCGACGAAGCCCGCCGGGTGCTGGTGCGGCAGTTTGGCGGCACGCTGTTCACCCTGGCCCAGGACGTGAAGCTTCAGCTGGAGTTCAACCCCGCCCGGGTGCAGCAGTACCGCCTGATCGGCTACGAAAACCGCGCCCTGGCCGACGAGGACTTCAACAATGACCGCAAAGACGCCGGCGAGCTGGGCGCGGGCCACACCGTCACGGCCCTCTACGAGCTGATTCCGCCCGGCGCCCCCACCGGCATTGACCCGTTGAAATACCAGCCCAACCCCGCGCCCGTGTCGCCGGCCCCCGCCTCCGCCGACCTGATGACGGTGAAGCTGCGCTATAAGCAGCCCCAGGGCCTGACCAGCAAATTGCTCGAAACCACCCTGCGCGGCCCGGCCGGGCCCATTGCCCGGGCCTCCGAAAACCTGCGCTTCGCCGCCGCCGTGGCCCAGTTCGGCATGCTGCTGCGCCAGTCCGACCACCGGGGCACGGCCACCTACGCCAGCACCGGCGAGCTAGCCCAAGCCGCCCGCGGCCAGGATGAGGACGGCTACCGCGCCGAGTTTGTGCGCCTCGTGAAGCTGGCCGAGGGCCTGAGCCCGGTGGCCGGCACCGTGGGCACCCGCTAA
- a CDS encoding dodecin family protein has translation MSSIKKVIEVLASSEKSFEDALQRALTEASTTVQGIKSIYIKDQSCRVRDNKIVEYRVTAKISFEVMHKWDPSAQHQPAAAIDSPTPAGDGSPDYSQVQIKTQPDLPRDVEPGGSATEPQSGGGYSG, from the coding sequence ATGAGCTCCATCAAAAAAGTAATCGAGGTATTGGCCTCGTCCGAGAAAAGCTTCGAAGACGCCCTGCAACGCGCCCTGACCGAGGCCAGCACCACCGTGCAGGGCATCAAGTCCATCTACATCAAGGACCAGAGCTGCCGGGTGCGCGACAACAAGATTGTCGAGTACCGCGTCACGGCCAAAATCAGCTTCGAGGTGATGCACAAGTGGGACCCCAGCGCCCAGCACCAGCCCGCCGCGGCCATCGACTCGCCCACGCCCGCCGGCGACGGCAGCCCCGACTACAGCCAGGTGCAGATCAAAACCCAGCCCGACCTGCCCCGCGACGTGGAGCCCGGCGGCAGCGCCACCGAGCCCCAGAGCGGCGGCGGCTACAGCGGCTAA
- a CDS encoding energy transducer TonB: protein MPPQPPAPDAAGHLPLPLLRQYVAGALPAAEQHRIEAHTLSCPRCAEILEGLELTDAATTDQALSQLRHRLHQRVAQEATPRRAIRAWQAVAAVLLLLIASTALWWNLRQPAPTPELARVAPPPAAPAPTNAAAATADAATPAGELAATAAETAAVAAAPPAAPEPAPPAVASAPRPARPRVLAQVRTRPAQPAAARRPAPEPASADVAAVVAEAPPTVAYSAPAAGAARSEASPAAQELKEAADTLPAPATTAAVASAPAGKAKRAVAEEGAARKAALPPAAIVTPQPVGGYLALREYLRRENKFEPEHPAIELSGTVRVKFTVTAAGKLENFQIVRGMRRDYDQEAIRLLCEGPAWQPGAANGRRTDQVVEISVSF from the coding sequence GTGCCACCCCAGCCCCCGGCTCCCGACGCGGCCGGGCACCTGCCGCTGCCCCTGCTGCGGCAGTACGTGGCCGGAGCCCTGCCCGCCGCCGAGCAGCACCGCATCGAGGCCCACACCCTGAGCTGCCCCCGCTGCGCCGAAATCCTGGAAGGCCTGGAGCTGACCGACGCGGCCACCACCGACCAAGCCCTAAGCCAGCTCCGGCACCGCCTGCACCAGCGCGTAGCTCAGGAAGCCACCCCGCGCCGCGCCATCCGGGCCTGGCAGGCCGTGGCCGCCGTGCTTCTCTTGTTAATAGCCAGCACCGCCCTGTGGTGGAATCTGCGCCAGCCCGCCCCCACGCCCGAGCTGGCCCGCGTAGCCCCGCCGCCCGCCGCCCCAGCCCCGACCAACGCAGCAGCAGCTACGGCCGACGCGGCAACCCCGGCCGGCGAGTTGGCCGCGACTGCCGCCGAAACGGCCGCCGTGGCTGCTGCGCCCCCGGCCGCCCCCGAGCCCGCCCCGCCGGCCGTAGCCTCGGCACCCCGCCCGGCCCGGCCCCGGGTGCTGGCCCAGGTGCGGACCCGCCCGGCCCAGCCGGCTGCGGCCCGCCGGCCCGCCCCCGAGCCCGCCAGCGCCGACGTGGCCGCCGTGGTAGCGGAGGCTCCGCCCACGGTGGCGTATAGCGCCCCGGCAGCCGGCGCAGCCCGGTCGGAAGCCAGCCCGGCGGCGCAGGAGCTAAAGGAAGCGGCGGATACCCTGCCGGCCCCGGCCACGACTGCGGCCGTGGCTTCCGCGCCGGCCGGCAAGGCCAAGCGGGCCGTGGCCGAGGAAGGGGCCGCCCGCAAAGCCGCCCTGCCCCCGGCCGCCATCGTGACGCCCCAGCCCGTGGGCGGCTACCTGGCCCTGCGCGAGTACCTGCGGCGCGAAAACAAGTTTGAGCCCGAACACCCGGCTATTGAGCTGTCGGGCACGGTGCGGGTGAAGTTTACGGTGACGGCGGCGGGCAAGCTCGAAAACTTCCAGATCGTGCGGGGCATGCGCCGCGACTACGACCAGGAGGCCATCCGCCTGCTCTGCGAGGGGCCGGCCTGGCAGCCCGGCGCCGCCAACGGCCGCCGCACCGACCAGGTCGTGGAAATCAGCGTCAGCTTTTAG
- a CDS encoding carboxypeptidase-like regulatory domain-containing protein yields MRKPPVTLHIPASCAQPWADMTPQGAGRHCAACQKVVVDFTQKTDAEILAVLAQAAGAACGRFGASQLGRVLQPLPAPQGAAWWQTALAATVALFSFRALAPDAARGQQLRVHPWYSRHSSEPEFKPTGKDKLAEVALNSEKADSAVVTGRVLDKTTGDGLPGVAVLIKGTTHYAFTDSDGNFSLPVANDERRLPLTFKQLGYLGIEIPQPAQPFVEVKMEVETMGYLAPYTPKGIWQRLSLIPWRVKNALHRE; encoded by the coding sequence ATGCGTAAGCCCCCGGTTACCCTGCATATTCCTGCTTCCTGCGCCCAGCCCTGGGCCGACATGACGCCCCAGGGCGCGGGCCGGCACTGCGCCGCCTGCCAGAAAGTGGTGGTCGACTTCACCCAAAAAACCGACGCCGAAATCCTGGCGGTGCTGGCCCAGGCGGCCGGCGCGGCGTGCGGGCGGTTCGGGGCCAGCCAGCTGGGCCGGGTCTTGCAGCCGCTACCCGCGCCGCAGGGCGCGGCGTGGTGGCAAACGGCCCTGGCCGCTACCGTGGCCCTCTTCAGCTTCCGCGCCCTGGCCCCCGACGCGGCCCGAGGGCAGCAACTACGGGTGCATCCTTGGTATAGCCGCCATTCTTCCGAGCCCGAGTTTAAGCCAACTGGCAAAGACAAGCTCGCCGAGGTGGCGTTGAACAGCGAAAAGGCAGACTCGGCGGTTGTAACTGGCCGGGTGCTGGACAAAACAACCGGAGACGGACTCCCGGGAGTAGCGGTGTTAATCAAAGGCACTACTCATTATGCTTTTACTGATTCCGATGGCAACTTCTCGCTGCCAGTAGCTAATGATGAGCGGAGGCTTCCGCTAACTTTTAAACAATTAGGCTACCTGGGCATAGAAATTCCGCAGCCTGCACAGCCGTTCGTGGAAGTAAAGATGGAAGTCGAGACAATGGGGTACTTGGCGCCATATACTCCCAAAGGCATATGGCAGCGGCTAAGCTTGATTCCCTGGCGTGTGAAAAATGCCCTGCACCGGGAGTAG
- a CDS encoding DUF6252 family protein — protein sequence MTGKPFLYAALLLLTQCSKCKQDDPAPESQLPPATQTGANTFGCLVNGQVYQPSGNNGTANFAVLYDPGFQGGSLDIIVYSYSAGSNAQYLSFGGNQVASSTTFPFGTVSNSAARYSDAGRKNGCTRYASDDGVTSCKGQFTITRLDLAAGIISGTFAFTLAQPGCDTIKVTQGRFDKKL from the coding sequence ATGACTGGCAAACCCTTCCTGTATGCTGCCCTGCTGCTACTTACCCAGTGCAGTAAATGCAAACAAGACGACCCCGCGCCCGAAAGCCAGCTGCCCCCCGCCACCCAGACCGGGGCCAACACCTTCGGCTGCCTGGTCAACGGCCAGGTCTACCAGCCCAGCGGCAACAATGGCACCGCCAACTTCGCCGTGCTGTATGACCCTGGTTTTCAGGGAGGCAGCTTGGATATAATAGTCTACAGCTACTCAGCCGGTAGTAATGCTCAGTATTTGAGCTTTGGAGGCAATCAGGTTGCCTCTAGTACAACTTTTCCTTTCGGAACAGTCAGTAATTCAGCTGCGCGATATAGTGATGCAGGCCGAAAAAATGGATGTACCCGCTATGCAAGTGATGATGGTGTCACTTCCTGTAAAGGCCAGTTTACCATCACCCGCCTGGACCTGGCAGCGGGCATCATCTCGGGCACCTTCGCCTTTACCCTGGCCCAGCCCGGCTGCGACACCATCAAAGTCACCCAGGGCCGCTTCGACAAAAAACTCTGA
- a CDS encoding DUF6252 family protein yields the protein MTGKPFLYAALLLLTQCSKCKQDDPSPESQLPPATQTGANTFGCLVNGQVYLPSGNNGTANYAVLYEPGFQGGTLQIYTYRYPEPKVAKTQEVSLGGINIDHIGAYELGLNKDVGASFIDDHKLRPCNEYRSDQSTVYSRGSLTITRLDLTAGIISGTFAFTLAQPGCDTIKVTQGRFDKKL from the coding sequence ATGACTGGCAAACCCTTCCTGTATGCTGCCCTGCTGCTGCTTACCCAGTGCAGCAAGTGCAAACAAGACGACCCCAGCCCCGAAAGCCAGCTGCCGCCCGCCACCCAGACCGGGGCCAATACCTTCGGCTGCCTGGTCAATGGCCAGGTCTACTTGCCCAGCGGCAACAATGGCACCGCCAACTACGCCGTACTCTACGAACCCGGATTTCAGGGAGGCACCCTTCAAATATACACGTATCGGTATCCTGAACCGAAAGTCGCGAAGACACAAGAAGTATCATTGGGTGGGATAAATATCGACCATATTGGCGCATATGAATTAGGCCTAAATAAAGATGTGGGGGCCTCTTTCATTGACGATCATAAGTTGCGCCCTTGCAATGAATATAGAAGCGACCAATCAACAGTGTACTCTCGCGGGAGCCTGACCATCACGCGTCTGGACCTGACAGCGGGCATTATCTCCGGCACGTTCGCCTTCACCCTGGCCCAGCCCGGCTGCGACACGATCAAAGTCACCCAGGGCCGCTTTGATAAGAAGCTCTGA
- a CDS encoding RNA polymerase sigma factor: protein MFFKRRPKLPAELSDEELLVRYRLEGAVADLGVLYERHMPLVFAVCRKYLRPDEDAQDAVMQLFEKLIDTLRRHEVGNFPAWLQATARNHCLMILRARQRAGPDGALVLHFPDAADMESAGVLHQAGDATEDEELTEARLQALEHALAELPEGQRRCLELFYLEKKCYRDIAELTGFDLGLVKSHLQNGKRNLKRYLDSAPNAAR from the coding sequence ATGTTTTTCAAACGCCGCCCTAAGTTGCCCGCCGAGCTTTCCGATGAGGAGCTGCTGGTCCGCTACCGCCTCGAGGGCGCGGTGGCCGATCTGGGCGTGCTCTACGAGCGGCACATGCCCCTGGTGTTTGCGGTGTGCCGCAAGTATCTGCGCCCCGACGAAGACGCCCAGGACGCGGTGATGCAGCTCTTCGAGAAGCTTATCGACACGCTGCGGCGGCACGAGGTCGGCAACTTTCCGGCCTGGCTGCAAGCCACGGCCCGCAACCACTGCCTGATGATTCTGCGGGCCCGGCAGCGGGCCGGGCCCGACGGGGCCCTGGTGCTGCACTTTCCCGACGCGGCCGATATGGAATCGGCCGGGGTGCTGCATCAGGCAGGTGATGCCACTGAAGATGAAGAACTCACCGAGGCCCGCCTGCAGGCCCTGGAACACGCCCTGGCCGAGCTGCCCGAGGGCCAGCGCCGCTGCCTGGAGCTGTTTTACCTGGAAAAGAAATGCTACCGCGACATTGCCGAACTCACCGGATTTGACCTCGGCCTGGTGAAAAGCCACCTGCAAAACGGCAAGCGCAACCTCAAACGTTACCTCGACTCAGCTCCCAATGCGGCCCGCTAA
- a CDS encoding DUF6252 family protein produces the protein MTRYLLYAALLLLTQCSKCKQDDPSPESQLPPATQTGANTFGCLVNGQVYLPSGNNGTANYAVLYDPGFQGGSLDIIVYSYSAGNNAQYLSFGGNQVASSTTFPFGTVSNSAARYSDAGRKNGCTRYASDDGVTSCKGQFTITRLDLTAGIISGTFAFTLAQPGCDTIKVTQGRFDKKL, from the coding sequence ATGACCCGCTACCTCCTCTACGCGGCCCTGCTGCTACTTACCCAGTGCAGCAAGTGCAAACAAGACGACCCCAGCCCCGAAAGCCAGCTGCCGCCCGCCACCCAGACCGGGGCCAATACCTTCGGCTGCCTGGTCAATGGCCAGGTCTACTTGCCCAGCGGCAACAATGGCACCGCCAACTACGCCGTACTTTATGACCCTGGTTTTCAGGGAGGCAGCCTGGATATAATAGTCTACAGCTACTCAGCCGGTAATAATGCTCAGTATCTGAGCTTTGGAGGCAATCAGGTTGCCTCTAGTACAACTTTTCCTTTCGGGACAGTCAGTAATTCAGCTGCGCGATATAGTGATGCAGGCCGAAAAAATGGATGTACCCGCTATGCAAGTGATGATGGTGTCACTTCCTGTAAAGGCCAGTTTACCATCACCCGCCTGGACTTAACGGCGGGCATTATCTCCGGCACGTTCGCCTTCACCCTGGCCCAGCCCGGCTGCGACACCATTAAGGTCACGCAGGGCCGCTTCGATAAAAAACTCTGA
- a CDS encoding porin family protein, producing the protein MLSASFSTAQAQVRRSTYSTAPARPVYSAPARSAASTPGVQFGLRAGVNVSDWSGDAVQSVMDLAGYTNGAVTKEMKPGFHAGVYATIPLGPGFAIEPGVSYSEKGAKLVGTLPWEQFDFLNTKVTATSRMSYIDVPVLLKGYLTPGFYLFGGPQASFLVSNKVRVEAGALGFNALSTDFDVKNQFRSVDFGVVGGLGYQFDNGLGLSAGYDFGLSSLDKNNNFDAQNRVIKASVNYSF; encoded by the coding sequence TTGCTTTCTGCTTCGTTTTCCACCGCTCAGGCGCAGGTTCGCCGCTCCACCTATTCTACCGCGCCGGCCCGGCCCGTGTACTCGGCTCCGGCCCGCTCGGCGGCTTCTACGCCGGGCGTGCAGTTTGGCCTGCGGGCCGGCGTCAACGTGTCCGACTGGTCGGGTGATGCCGTGCAGAGCGTGATGGACCTGGCCGGCTACACCAACGGGGCCGTGACCAAGGAAATGAAGCCCGGCTTCCACGCCGGCGTCTACGCCACCATTCCGCTCGGCCCCGGCTTTGCCATCGAGCCCGGCGTGTCGTACTCCGAGAAGGGCGCCAAGCTGGTGGGCACCTTGCCCTGGGAGCAGTTCGACTTCCTCAACACCAAGGTGACGGCCACCTCGCGCATGTCCTACATCGACGTGCCGGTGCTGCTGAAAGGCTACCTCACCCCCGGCTTCTACCTGTTTGGTGGTCCGCAGGCCTCGTTTCTGGTGAGCAACAAAGTGCGCGTTGAGGCCGGAGCCCTGGGCTTCAATGCCTTGTCCACCGACTTCGACGTGAAAAACCAGTTCCGCTCGGTTGACTTTGGCGTGGTGGGCGGCCTGGGCTACCAGTTCGACAACGGCCTGGGCCTGAGCGCCGGCTACGACTTCGGCCTGTCGTCGTTGGACAAGAACAACAACTTCGACGCCCAGAACCGGGTGATTAAAGCCTCGGTGAACTACTCGTTTTAA
- the fumC gene encoding class II fumarate hydratase, with product MQFRTEKDTMGTVQVPADAYWGAQTQRSIENFQIAQDINRMPKEIIRAFAILKKAAALTNRDAGVLPAEKAELIGKVCDEILAGGLADAFPLVVWQTGSGTQSNMNMNEVIAYRGHVLQGGSLADEKKVLAPNDDVNKSQSSNDTFPTAMHIAAYQTLVEVTIPGITKLRDTLKRKSEEFMHIVKIGRTHLMDATPLTVGQEFSGYASQLDHGLRAINNTLAHLSELALGGTAVGTGINTPPGYSEAVAKHIADLTGLPFITAENKFEALAAHDAIVEAHGALKTVAASLMKIANDVRLLASGPRAGIGELFIPDNEPGSSIMPGKVNPTQSEAMTMVAAQVMGNDVAINIGGMNGHFELNVFKPVMIYNFLHSARLIGDVCVSFNDRCAEGIKPIEENIKKHVDSSLMLVTALNPHIGYYKAAEIAQTAHKNGSTLKETALQLGYLTEEQFNEWLKPEDMVGEIKK from the coding sequence ATGCAATTCCGCACCGAGAAAGACACCATGGGCACCGTGCAGGTGCCGGCCGACGCCTACTGGGGCGCCCAGACCCAGCGCTCTATCGAGAACTTCCAGATTGCGCAGGATATCAACCGCATGCCCAAGGAAATCATCCGGGCGTTTGCCATTCTGAAGAAGGCCGCGGCCCTCACCAACCGCGACGCCGGCGTATTGCCCGCCGAAAAAGCGGAGCTGATTGGCAAGGTGTGTGACGAAATCCTGGCCGGTGGGCTGGCCGACGCCTTCCCGCTGGTGGTGTGGCAAACCGGCTCGGGCACCCAGTCGAACATGAACATGAACGAGGTTATTGCCTACCGCGGCCACGTGCTGCAAGGCGGCAGCCTCGCCGACGAAAAGAAGGTGCTGGCCCCGAACGACGACGTGAACAAGTCGCAGTCGAGCAACGACACCTTCCCCACGGCCATGCACATTGCCGCCTACCAGACGCTGGTGGAGGTAACCATTCCGGGCATCACCAAGCTGCGCGACACGCTCAAGCGCAAGAGCGAGGAGTTCATGCACATCGTGAAAATCGGCCGGACGCACCTGATGGACGCCACCCCGCTGACCGTGGGCCAGGAGTTTTCGGGCTACGCCTCCCAGCTCGACCACGGCCTGCGCGCTATCAATAACACCCTGGCTCACCTCTCGGAGCTGGCCCTGGGCGGCACGGCCGTCGGCACGGGCATCAACACGCCGCCCGGCTACTCCGAAGCCGTGGCCAAGCACATTGCCGACCTGACCGGCCTGCCCTTCATCACGGCCGAAAACAAGTTTGAGGCCCTGGCCGCCCACGATGCCATCGTGGAAGCCCACGGCGCCCTCAAGACGGTGGCCGCTTCGCTGATGAAGATTGCCAACGACGTGCGCCTGCTGGCTTCGGGGCCCCGCGCCGGCATCGGCGAGCTGTTCATCCCCGACAACGAGCCCGGCTCCAGCATCATGCCCGGCAAGGTAAACCCCACCCAGAGCGAGGCCATGACGATGGTAGCGGCCCAGGTGATGGGCAACGACGTGGCCATCAACATCGGCGGCATGAACGGCCACTTCGAGCTGAACGTGTTCAAGCCGGTCATGATTTACAACTTCCTGCACTCGGCCCGCCTGATCGGCGACGTGTGCGTGTCGTTCAACGACCGGTGCGCCGAGGGCATCAAGCCAATCGAGGAGAACATCAAGAAGCACGTCGATTCGTCCTTGATGCTGGTCACGGCCCTGAACCCCCACATCGGGTACTACAAAGCCGCCGAAATTGCCCAGACGGCCCACAAAAACGGCTCGACGCTGAAGGAAACGGCGTTGCAGCTCGGCTACCTCACCGAGGAGCAGTTCAACGAGTGGCTGAAGCCCGAGGACATGGTCGGGGAGATTAAGAAGTAG
- a CDS encoding vWA domain-containing protein, with product MNLNRLRPLWLLAGGLLLPACHQQYSTEVQQDVASAYETPEAAPLPEAAPPAVGNTESYARLPENRFEDVRRAPLSTFAIDVDPASYANVRRFLTQNRQLPPPEAVRLEELINYFHYDYPQPRQTDAPATLNAEVARCPWNPAHQLVLVGVQGREVATSALPPANLVFLLDVSGSMEDENKLPLLKASLRQLLPTLRPQDYVSIVVYAGAAGLVLPPTPGSRPQEILAALDNLEAGGSTAGGAGLRLAYQVAREQARPGTNNRIILATDGDFNVGESSDAALEQLVTRERQSGVFLTVLGFGQGNLQDSKMEVLADKGNGNYAYIDNLNEARRVLVQQFGGTLFTLAKDVKVQVEFNPAQVQQYRLLGYENRLLAAEDFNDDTKDAGELGAGQQVTALYEIVPTGAQPGADALKYQAGPAASAAASTELLTVKLRYQEPRGSASRLLTLPVPGRHGGPIEAASDNLRQAAAVAEFGLLLRQSEHRGTASYAAAGQLAESVQGPDADGARREFAELVRQAAELSAEAARVPDEEGRRYR from the coding sequence ATGAACCTAAACCGCTTGCGGCCCCTGTGGCTGCTGGCCGGCGGCTTGCTGCTGCCCGCCTGTCACCAACAATACTCTACCGAAGTGCAGCAGGACGTGGCCAGCGCCTACGAAACGCCCGAAGCGGCCCCGCTGCCCGAAGCCGCGCCGCCCGCGGTAGGCAACACCGAATCGTACGCCCGGCTGCCGGAAAACCGGTTTGAGGACGTGCGCCGGGCCCCGCTCAGCACCTTCGCCATCGACGTGGACCCGGCCAGCTACGCCAACGTGCGCCGCTTCCTGACCCAGAACCGCCAGCTGCCGCCCCCCGAGGCCGTGCGCTTAGAAGAGCTGATTAACTACTTCCACTACGACTACCCCCAGCCCCGCCAAACCGATGCTCCGGCCACGCTGAACGCCGAAGTGGCCCGCTGCCCCTGGAACCCCGCGCACCAGCTGGTGCTGGTGGGCGTGCAGGGCCGGGAAGTAGCCACGTCCGCGCTGCCGCCCGCCAACCTGGTGTTCCTGCTCGACGTGTCGGGCTCGATGGAAGACGAAAACAAGCTGCCCTTGCTCAAAGCCAGCCTGCGCCAGCTGCTGCCCACGCTGCGCCCCCAGGATTATGTCTCGATTGTGGTGTATGCCGGGGCGGCGGGCCTGGTGCTGCCGCCCACGCCGGGCAGCCGGCCCCAGGAAATACTGGCGGCGCTGGATAACCTGGAAGCCGGGGGCTCGACGGCCGGGGGCGCCGGGCTGCGGCTGGCCTACCAGGTAGCGCGCGAGCAGGCCCGCCCCGGCACCAACAACCGCATTATCCTGGCCACCGACGGCGACTTCAACGTGGGTGAAAGCTCGGACGCGGCCCTGGAGCAGCTCGTGACTCGGGAGCGGCAATCGGGCGTGTTTCTCACGGTGCTGGGCTTCGGGCAGGGCAATTTGCAGGACAGTAAGATGGAAGTGCTGGCCGACAAGGGCAACGGCAACTACGCCTACATTGACAACCTGAATGAGGCCCGGCGGGTGCTGGTGCAGCAGTTTGGCGGCACCCTGTTTACGCTGGCCAAGGATGTGAAAGTGCAGGTCGAGTTCAACCCGGCCCAGGTGCAGCAGTATCGCCTGCTGGGCTACGAAAACCGCCTGCTGGCCGCCGAGGACTTCAACGACGATACCAAGGATGCCGGCGAGCTGGGGGCGGGCCAGCAGGTGACGGCCCTCTACGAAATCGTGCCGACCGGCGCCCAGCCCGGCGCCGACGCGCTGAAGTACCAGGCCGGTCCTGCGGCGTCGGCCGCTGCCAGTACCGAGCTGCTCACGGTGAAGCTGCGCTACCAGGAGCCGCGGGGCAGCGCCAGCCGCCTGCTCACCCTGCCGGTGCCCGGCCGCCACGGCGGCCCCATCGAAGCAGCCTCCGACAACCTGCGCCAAGCGGCGGCCGTGGCCGAGTTCGGGCTGCTGCTGCGGCAGTCGGAGCACCGGGGCACGGCCAGCTACGCGGCGGCCGGGCAGCTGGCCGAGTCGGTACAGGGGCCGGATGCGGACGGCGCGCGCCGGGAGTTTGCCGAGCTGGTGCGGCAGGCCGCCGAGCTCAGCGCCGAAGCCGCCCGGGTACCGGACGAAGAGGGGCGGCGCTACCGGTAA